GTGGCGGGGGAACCAAGCGAGCGCCCCCCCCACCCAGCGTTGACCGACCCCGGGAGCCGTGCTAAACTCTGCCAAGGTGGGCCGTTAGCTCATCAGGTTAGAGCACCGGACTTTTAATCCGGGGGCGGCAGGTTCGAGTCCTGCACGGCCCACCATCCCGATACGGAACGAATAGCCCGTCCCTGGAGCGCGCCTCAGCCTGCCAGCGATTGTCGCTGGGCTGCCCGACGAACCGCTGGGACTGGCGGAGACTCTGGGCGAAGTCGTGGCCGAACCGGGCCGCTCTCAACCCCGGATCCGCTGGTGCTTCCACCAATCTGACCTTCCTTCCCTGTTCCCTTGAGTATTGCATTCTTCATGCAGAGATCGCTAACTGTGGTAACGAGTCAGAAACACGCTGTGAACGTGGAATACGGAGTAGTGACGCACTCGCCTGCGCGGGTGGTGATACGAGCCTGGGGCATGCATTCGGACCTGGGGGGACGGACCTCGATGCCGTTCGACGATGCAGATTCGGCCCGCACAACTGAAGAGAGCGCGAGACCGGCCGCGCCGGCTCTGGCGATCGGTCGCGTCATGCCGTGCCACGCGTTCACCGAGCGGGTGCTGCTGTTTGCGCGTGGCGAGCGCGTAGCGACTCAAGCGCAGCTCGAGCGGCTGCTCCGCAGCGACGTCATCTTCTCCGATTATGCGCCCCCCGCACTAGCCGCGGCCATCGCCCAACGCCAGCGCGCGCTTGGGATTGCGCGACCACCCGCCGAAGGCGTGCCCACACCTGAGGCGGCTTCACCCCCCCTTGTCAGCGACCCGCTGGCCGACTTGCCGCCCCCGGAAGAGATCCGGCCTTTCGCTGGCGAGATCGCCGCGGCCCGGGCCATCCGCTCCGAGGCGATGCGCCGATTCGCCGACCTCATCGAGGAATCCCGCGCGGGGCGTGCCCTGGAACTGCGGCCGGCGCGGAATGCGGTGCGCGCGGTCATCGCCAGCTTGCGCCGCAACCAGACCGCTCTGGCCAGTCTCGTGCGCCTCAAGAGCACCGACAACTACACTTATACTCACTCCATCAATAGCTGCGTGCTGGCCGTCATGCTGGCGCAGGAAACCGACGCGGCGGGCGTGGCCGAACACATCGGGCTGGGAGCGCTGCTGCACGACATCGGAAAGGTGCGCCTGCCCGCCGAATTGCTGCACAGGCCGGGGGCCTTGGATGGCCGAGAGTGGGAACTGGTCCGGCAGCATCCGCTGGCCGGGATTCAGATTGCGGGATCGTCTCACGACATACCCGAGGCGGCGCTGAGCGCCATCGGCGAGCACCACGAACGCCTGGACGGCAGTGGCTACCCCTGCGGCCTGGCAAAGGGCCGCATCTCGCTCGCCGGCCGCGTCGTCGCCATTACCGACGTCTACGACGCCATGACCAGCGCGCGCCCTTACCACGGGGCAATCCCGCATCAGGAAGCTATGCGTACCATCCTCGAGCAGTCGGGGAGGGGCTTCGATCCCGATCTCGTGCGCGCGTTCATCAGATCAGTGGGGCTTTTCCCGGTCGGGAGCGCGGTCCGGCTGAACACCGGAGAAACCGCGGTCGTGACCAGAGTCAATCCGGAAGCAATCCGGCGCCCGACGGTGCTCATCATCTGCGATTATGTCGGCGTCGCCATGGCGGAGCCCCGCCTGTTGGATCTTGCGCAGTCCAACCCCGATACCGCTGCCAGGGAGATCACCGCGGTCGAACAGTCGTGGACGCTTGCCAGCGACATTGACCGGTACCTGGCGATCGCCGCAACCGCACCGCGGTACCGCTACGCCGGAGTAGATTCCCTCACCTGATATGGGCCTCCCGTAGCCCGCGGCGTGCGCTGCCTCCCGAATCCAAACCACGCCTGCGGGGCCTGCACCACGGGAGCTTCCAGCGCCACGACATGTTTGCCAGGTGTCTGCCTTGGTGCCCCTTGCAGCGTCTTGGCGACGTTCTGCGGATCATCCGGCGCCTCCGCTTCGGTCCGCCAATCGCGTCCGGGGCGACCACCGCGAGGTGCTCCGGCAACTGGTGATCGAGATGTACGCCCGGGGCTTGAGCACCCGCGACATCGAGGATGCCTTCACCGACGCCACCGGGTGGTGCCTGCTGTTCCGCAGCGCCGTGGGCGAGCCTGAGGGACCGGCTGTGGGAGAAATGCGAGGCGTTCAGTCAACGCCATCCGAGCCAGGATGAAGGGCACGCGGATGAAGGGCTGGCAACCTTGTCAAGGCCGACGTAATGTGCTATACTCCGAGGGTAGTCGGCTGTTAGCGCACGCGACCGAAGAGTGGGACTGCTCCCACTCTTTAGCGTTAAGGAGCGTGGGGCGATGAACATGGATTTCGTACAGGCCCTACGAGACATAGAGAAGGAAAAGGACATCCCGCTGGCGACGCTCGAGGAGATCCTCGAGGCGGCTCTGGTCTCCGCCTATCGCAAGCACTACGGCTCGGCGGGCGAGATCCACGTCGAGATTGACTGGGAGGACTCGCGCGCTAGCATCTACGCGCGCAAGCTGGTGGTGGAGAAGGTCGAGGACCCCCACGTCGAGATGGCGATCGAGGAGGCGCGCAAGCTCGACGACGGCATCCAGGTGGGGGAGAGTCTGGACATCGAGGTCACGCCGGAGAACTTCGGGCGCATCGCCGCCCAGACCGCCAAGCAGGTAGTAGTGCAGCGCATCCGCGAGGCGGAGCGCGAGATCATCTTCTCCGAGTTCGCGGACCGCGCGGGTGAGGTCGTCACCGGCATCGTCCAGCGGCGCTCGGGGCGATCGGTGTTCATCGGCGTGGGCAAGATCGAGGCGCTGCTGCCGGCGTCGGAGCAGGTGCCCTCCGACTCCTGCCGCTTCGGGGAGCGCCTGAAGGTCTATGTGGTCGAGGTCAAGCGCACCACCAAGACGCCGCACGTGCTGGTGTCGCGCAGCCATCCGGGGCTGCTGCGTCGGCTGTTCGAGCTCGAGGTGCCCGAGGTCCACGACGGCGTGGTGGAGATCAAGGCGATCGCGCGCGAGGCGGGTCTGCGCTCCAAGATCGCGGTGCACTCGCGCCAGGAGAATGTTGACCCCGTGGGCGCGTGCGTCGGGCATCGCGGCAGCCGCGTACAGTCGGTGGTGGACGAGCTGCGCGGGGAGAAGATAGACATCGTGCGCTGGAGCGATGACATGGCGCGTTACCTGGGTAGCGCCCTCAGCCCCGCGCGCGTCAACGAAGTGCGCGTGGACGAGGACCACAAGACCGCGACCGTCATCGTCCCCGACAACCAGTTGTCGCTGGCCATCGGCAAGGAAGGACAGAACGTGCGGCTGGCGGCGCGCCTCACCGGCTGGCGCATAGATATCCGCAGCGAATCTCAGATCGCCGAGATGGAAGAGGCGCTGTACGCCGAAGAGGAGGCGCGGGTGCGCATCGCCGCGCCCGGCGAGGAGGGCGAGCAGGCAGAGGGGCTGGTCGGCGCCGAGGAAGTGGGCGAGACGCCCGCCGAGTTCCTGATCGGGATCGAACACCAGGAGAAGCCTGCGCCTGACACCGCTGCGGAGGAGGCCGCCGAGGCCCGTGAACCTGAGGCGGGAGAGCCGGTCTCTGACCAGGCTGCGGCACCAGCGGCGGTGGGCGCGGCGACGAGCGACGAGCAGTCATCGGACCCCGAGCAGGCGGCTGCACCGTCCGCGCCGGAGGCCGGCCAGGGGTCGGATCTGGCAGCGGCCGCTGCCGCCGATGAACGGGACGATTGAGGCGGAGAAGGAATCGCCGATGGGGCGCCATGTTCCGCTGCGGCGGTGTGTCGCATGCCGCACGGTGCAGCCGAAATCGGAGCTGATGCGGGTGGTGCGCACGCCGGAGGGCGAGATCGGGGTGGATCCCACCGGCAAGGCGGCGGGGCGCGGAGCATACGTGTGCCGGCGCCGGGAATGCGTTGATGCGGCTGTGCGCAAGCAGGCCCTGCCGCGCGCGCTGGGTCAGCCGCTGCCGGTGCAGGCCGCGCAGCAGATGATGCAGGCCGCGGGCGCACCCCCGGGGCCGGAGGCGGGCGCCGGCTAGACGCGTCGCAGCCAGGCGGCCAACGCGCCCGCTGCCGCGAGCAGATATGAAGGTTATCGAGCTATCCAAAGAGCTGAGAATGCCCCTGCCGAAGCTCAAGGCGACGCTGGACGAGCTTGGCATTCGCGTGCGCACCGTGAGCTCCAACCTCAAGGACGCGGACGTCCTACGAGTCGCCGACAAGGTGGGGCAGGGCGCCAAGATCAAGGCGCGGTTGGAGGCGGCCGCTCCGCCCGCGGCGCCAGCCGCCGCCGCCGCGCCGACCGCACCGGCGCAAGCACCTGCCGTCGAAGCCCCGCCGGTGGTGCGCAAGATCTCGAAGGCGGCCCTGGCGGGGAAGGCGGTCGAGCGCGAGGGGCGGGCAGTCAAGCCCAAGCACGCGCCGGCGGCCACGCCCGCCGCTCCCAAGCGGGCCGCCGAACCCAAGGTCAGTAAGGTGGTCGCGCCGCTGCTGCGCGCGACTGAGCAACGTCGCCCCAGGGAAGTGGGCGCGGGCGCGCTCCAGACCCCGGTGCGGCTGCGCGTTCCGCCGCGGCGGCTGCCTACCATCCGGCGCCGGGCGCGGGTCAAGCCCAAGCCCGAGCAGGAAGCCGCCAAACCCAAGCCCAGTCGCCAGCCCGTAAGCGTGTCGGTGCCGATGTCGGTCCGGGACTTCGCGGGACTGCTGCAGACCGAGCCCGCGCGCCTGCTGGACGCGCTGCTCGACATGGGCATCGTCGCCAGCCTCAACAAGATCATCGAGCCGGAACTGCTCGCCCGCATCGGCGCCCAGCTCGGGCGCGAGGTCACCATCGAGGAGCCCACCACCGAAGCGCTGCAGGCGGCCGAGGCGCAGGCGCCGAGCGCCCGCCTGGCGCCGCGTCCGCCGGTGGTCACCGTGCTCGGGCACGTTGACCACGGCAAGACCACGCTCCTCGACGCCATCCGCAACACGCGCGTCACCGAGCAGGAAGTGGGCGGTATCACCCAGCACATCGGCGCCTACCGGGCGCAGGTCAACGACCGCGGTATCACCTTCGTTGACACCCCGGGACACGAGGCGTTCACCGCCATGCGCGCGCGCGGCGCCAATGTCACTGACATCGCGGTGCTGGTGGTGGCCGCCGATGACGGCGTCATGCCCCAGACCATCGAAGCCATCAACCACGCGCGGGCGGCGGGCGTGCCCATCATCGTCGCGGTCAACAAGATAGACCGGCCGCAGGCCAACCCGGACCGCGTGCGCCAGCAGCTGGCGGAACAGGGGCTGACACCCGAAGAGTGGGGGGGCGATACCGTCTTCGCGAATATCTCGGCGCTCAACGGCACCGGCATTCCGCAGTTGCTGGACCTGATCTTGCTGGTTGCCGACATGCAGGAACTGAAAGGTGATCCCAGCGCTCCCGCCACCGCGACCGTTATCGAAGCGGAGCTGGACCGGCGCGTGGGGCCGCTGGTGACAGCACTGGTGCGCAGCGGCACGCTGCGCACGGGCGACTCGGTGGTTGCGGGTCTGGCGGTAGGCAAGGTGCGCGCCATGCTCGACGATACCGGGTCGGCGCTGGAGCAGGCGGGGCCGGCGGCGCCGGTGGTGATCATGGGCTTCGACTCCGTGCCCGAGGCCGGCGACCTAGTGGAGGTGATCGAGGGCGAGCGCGGCGCCAAACAAGTCGCCTCCTCGCGCCAGGAGCGGCACCGCGCCGACCGGATGCAGACCGCCAGCCGCCTGAGCCTGGAGGACCTTTACCAGCGCATCCAGGCGGGCGAGGTCAAGGAACTCAATGTCATTTTCAAGGCCGACGTGCAGGGCTCGGTGGAGGCGATCTCCGAGTCGCTGCGCAGCATCGAGCACCCCGAGGTGCGGGTGCGCCTGCTCCACGCCGGCGTCGGCGACATCTCCGATTCCGACGTCATGCTCGCGCAGGCGTCGCGGGCGGTGATTATCGGCTTCCACGTCAACATCGAGTCCGCGGCGCGCGAGGTCGCCCAGGAGCAAGGCGTGGACGTGCGCATCTATCAGGTGATCTACGACCTGCTCGACGACGTCAAAGCGGCGATGACGGGCATGCTCGCGCCCGAGTACGAGACGGTGCTGCTGGGACGCGCCGAGGTGCGCGCGCTGTTCAGGATCTCGCGCCTGGGCACCATCGCCGGCTGCTACATCGCCGAGGGCACGTTGCAGCGCGGCGCCGATGTGCGCGTGCTTCGAGGTGGAGAGATGATCCGCGAGGGCAAGCTCGATTCCCTGCGTCACCTCAAGGACGACGTGCGCGAGCTGAGTGCGGGCTTCGAGTGCGGCATCGGCATCGCCGGCTTCAACGATTTCGAGCCCGGGGACGTCATCGAGGGCTTCACCGTGCGCGAGGTGCGCCGCGAGGTGGTGTAGGCGCGCTCCCCGCGGCGGCTGCGGACGGCGAAGGTGGGAGCGCGCAGCGCGCCCCCAGGCGGTCACGCCATGTGGTTCATCGGCGCCGGCACGGTCGAACTCGAGGTCACCGACGGCCGTACGCTCAAGGACAAGCGCCAGGTGATCAAGGGGCTACTCGATCGCCTGCGCGCGCGCTTCAACCTCGCCGCGGCGGAGGTTGACCATCTCGATTCGTCGCACCGGTCCACCCTCGCGCTGTGCGCGGTAGCCAACGACCAGGCGTTCGTGCACGCGGTGCTGGAGAAAGCAATTGACCTGGTGGAGTCGGAGCCCCGGGCGCTAGTGGTGAGCTACCGCATCGAGATGCTGTGAGGTGTGCCATGACCGTCCAGCGCCAGGAGCGCGCAGCGCGACTGCTGCGGGAGGAGATCAGCCGCATCATCGGGCGCGGGCTCAAAGACCCCCGCATCGGCATGGTCAGCATCACCGACGTCGAGGTCACCCCGGACCTGCGCCGCGCGCGCGTCTTCGTCAGCGTCTTCGGCAGCGACGATGAGGCCCGCGCCACCCTGGAGGTGCTGGAGCGCGCCACCGGTTTCGTGCGCCGTGAGATCGGCCGCCACCTGCGCCTGCGCTATGTGCCCGACCTCGAGTTCCGCCACGATGTCTCCCTCGCCCACGGCGCGCGCATCTACCAACTGCTCGACCAGGTGAAGCGTGAGTCCCCGCCCTCCCCGGATGATTCAGACCATAGCGACCGCGATTCGGCGTCATGACCGCTGTCTGGTGCTGACCCACGTCAACCCCGACGGCGACGCCTTGGGCTCCATGCTCGGCCTCGCCCTGGGCCTGGAACGAGCAGGGCTGCGGGCTTTTCCCCTGTGCGCCGATCCCGTGCCCGCCACCTATCGCTTCCTGCCTGGCGCGGCGCGCGTCGCGGCTGAGCCCCCGCCGCGGCCACCCACCCTCGCCATCGCGGTGGACGCCGACGGCCTCGACCGGATTGGCGGGCTGGGGCCCAAGCTGGGGCCGACCTGCACCATCATAGATATTGACCACCACGCGACCGAGAAGGCGTTCGGCCACTTGCGCTGGGTGGACCCCACCGCCGCCGCCACCGGGGAGATGATCTACCGCCTGCTGGTCGGCTTGGGCGTGCCGCTCGACGACGACATCGCCACCTGCCTCTACACCGCCATCATCACCGACACCGGTCGCTTCTGCTACGCCAATACCTCCCCCCGCGCCCTGCGCATCGCCGCGCGCCTGGTGCGCGCAGGCGCCAACCCCGTGCGCGTTTACCGCGAAGTGTACGAGAGCAAGTCCTTTTCCGCCAGCAAGCTGCTGGGGATCGCCTTGGGGCGCATGCGCCAGGCGGACGACGCGCGCGTCGTCTTCTCCACCCTCACCCCGGACGATTTCCGCCGCGCGGGCAGCCCCCCCGACGAGACCGAGGGCATCATAGACTACTTGCGCGCGGTGAGGGCGGCGCAGGTCGCGGCGCTCTTCATCGGGCTCCCCGACGGCGCGGTCAGGGTCAGCCTGCGCTCGCAGGGCGCGACCGACGTCGGGGAAGTCGCTTTGCATCTGGGCGGCGGCGGCCACGTCAATGCCGCGGGCTGCACGGTGCCGGGGCCGCTCGCGGCGGCGCAGCGGCGGGTGCTGCAAGCGGTGCGTGAAGTTCTCGCGGGGGAGGCGGGAGCGCCGGGCGGGCGCGATGGACGATAAGTGGCTAGGTCACAAGCGACCGCCACGGCCTAGCCGCGGGATACTCGCTAGGAGCGCGGCGCCCTCCCGGCGTGCGACTTGTCGATCGGGGGGCTGGGAACCCCCGAACCGGTCGCTTGTGGTGATGAACGCAGGTGCGGTAGCGAAGGCAGCAGGAATCCTACGCCGGGAACGAAGTTCGGGAGGTGCGAGTCTGTGGCCAAGCGGGTGAGCAGCGACGGCGGTAGGGCGCGCTCGGGCGACGACGGCGCCGTGCAGTGGTTAGCCGCCACCGACGCACGGCTAGCCGTGCGCGGTCTGTGGTGGTACGAGCAGAACGGACGAAGCTTCTGCCGCCTGCCGGTGCAGGCACAGGGGCAGGTGCGCGATGCGGTGTGGGCGCTGGCGCAATGTCCGGCGGGAGCGAACCTGTGCTTTCGCAGCGACACCACCCGCATGCATGTGCGCGCCAAGCTGCAGGAACGGGTGCCCTTTGCCCATATGCCGACGAGCGGACACAGCGGCCTCGCCCTATACGCGGGCGCTCCCTACAATATGCGCCCCGCGGGCGTGGCCTTTCCCGAGGTTGACGCACTGGAGTTCGAGCGTGAGATCTTCAGCGGCAGGTCCGCGAGCATGCGGGACTATGCCCTCTACCTGCCGCTCTACAACGGCCTGGAGATGCTCGAGCTTGGCGTCTCTCGCGGCGCTTGCTTGGCACCCCCCAGTCCGCTCGCTCACGACCAACCAGTCGTCTTCTACGGCACCTCCATCACCCAGGGCGGCTGCGCCCACAATCCGGGTGCGGACTTCGTCTCCATCCTGGGTCGCATGCTCAACCTGGAAACCATCAACCTGGGGTTCTCCGGGAACGGCCGGGGAGAGCCCGAGATGGCGCGGTTGGTGGCTCAGATCAACGCCCGACTCTACGTCCTCGACTACGTGGCCAACGCCGACGCCGCGCGCCTACGCCATACCCTGCCACGATTTGTCCGCATCCTGCGCGCGGCCCACCCGCAGACGCCGATCGCCCTGCTGAGCAGAGTGGTGTTCACCGAAGACTGTCTCGCGGCGGAGGGGATGCGCCGGCATGAAGAGCTGCGCGACATAGTCATGCGAGGCTACCTACGGGCCCGGCGCGCGGGCGACCGAAACCTCCATTTCATAGACGGCAACGCGCTCATCCCCTTCGGCGCGGATCTCGCCTACAGCGATGGCGCGCATCCCTCCAACGTCGGCTTCCAGATGATGGCCCAGGGGTTGGCGCCCCAGCTCCGGCGGATCTTGCTCCTCGAAGGATGATCGCGCAGGAATCCAATCGCTTGCAGCGAAACGTAGGGCGAGGCAAAACAACTAGGGAGGCCGCAAACCGTGAAGATCGCGCTTGCCGTTCTCATCATCGCGCTGGCCGCCGGGTGCGCCTGCGCCAAGCAGGCCGAGGCCATTGACCAGGTCGGTCTCGGCGCCTACCTCATCACCGAGAAGACGCCCGACTTCGACCCCGATCCCGGCTGGGCCATCAGCTACTTCCACCTGGCCCCGCGCAACTGGTACACCAGCGTGGAGCTGGGTCTCTACGACGCCACCGTCTTCTACACGCCGCCGCAGCCGGGGCCCGCGCGGGCCGCCGCCAAGGTTGACGTTACCACG
The sequence above is drawn from the Armatimonadota bacterium genome and encodes:
- a CDS encoding HD-GYP domain-containing protein — its product is MHSDLGGRTSMPFDDADSARTTEESARPAAPALAIGRVMPCHAFTERVLLFARGERVATQAQLERLLRSDVIFSDYAPPALAAAIAQRQRALGIARPPAEGVPTPEAASPPLVSDPLADLPPPEEIRPFAGEIAAARAIRSEAMRRFADLIEESRAGRALELRPARNAVRAVIASLRRNQTALASLVRLKSTDNYTYTHSINSCVLAVMLAQETDAAGVAEHIGLGALLHDIGKVRLPAELLHRPGALDGREWELVRQHPLAGIQIAGSSHDIPEAALSAIGEHHERLDGSGYPCGLAKGRISLAGRVVAITDVYDAMTSARPYHGAIPHQEAMRTILEQSGRGFDPDLVRAFIRSVGLFPVGSAVRLNTGETAVVTRVNPEAIRRPTVLIICDYVGVAMAEPRLLDLAQSNPDTAAREITAVEQSWTLASDIDRYLAIAATAPRYRYAGVDSLT
- the nusA gene encoding transcription termination factor NusA, with product MNMDFVQALRDIEKEKDIPLATLEEILEAALVSAYRKHYGSAGEIHVEIDWEDSRASIYARKLVVEKVEDPHVEMAIEEARKLDDGIQVGESLDIEVTPENFGRIAAQTAKQVVVQRIREAEREIIFSEFADRAGEVVTGIVQRRSGRSVFIGVGKIEALLPASEQVPSDSCRFGERLKVYVVEVKRTTKTPHVLVSRSHPGLLRRLFELEVPEVHDGVVEIKAIAREAGLRSKIAVHSRQENVDPVGACVGHRGSRVQSVVDELRGEKIDIVRWSDDMARYLGSALSPARVNEVRVDEDHKTATVIVPDNQLSLAIGKEGQNVRLAARLTGWRIDIRSESQIAEMEEALYAEEEARVRIAAPGEEGEQAEGLVGAEEVGETPAEFLIGIEHQEKPAPDTAAEEAAEAREPEAGEPVSDQAAAPAAVGAATSDEQSSDPEQAAAPSAPEAGQGSDLAAAAAADERDD
- a CDS encoding YlxR family protein, which gives rise to MNGTIEAEKESPMGRHVPLRRCVACRTVQPKSELMRVVRTPEGEIGVDPTGKAAGRGAYVCRRRECVDAAVRKQALPRALGQPLPVQAAQQMMQAAGAPPGPEAGAG
- the infB gene encoding translation initiation factor IF-2; the encoded protein is MKVIELSKELRMPLPKLKATLDELGIRVRTVSSNLKDADVLRVADKVGQGAKIKARLEAAAPPAAPAAAAAPTAPAQAPAVEAPPVVRKISKAALAGKAVEREGRAVKPKHAPAATPAAPKRAAEPKVSKVVAPLLRATEQRRPREVGAGALQTPVRLRVPPRRLPTIRRRARVKPKPEQEAAKPKPSRQPVSVSVPMSVRDFAGLLQTEPARLLDALLDMGIVASLNKIIEPELLARIGAQLGREVTIEEPTTEALQAAEAQAPSARLAPRPPVVTVLGHVDHGKTTLLDAIRNTRVTEQEVGGITQHIGAYRAQVNDRGITFVDTPGHEAFTAMRARGANVTDIAVLVVAADDGVMPQTIEAINHARAAGVPIIVAVNKIDRPQANPDRVRQQLAEQGLTPEEWGGDTVFANISALNGTGIPQLLDLILLVADMQELKGDPSAPATATVIEAELDRRVGPLVTALVRSGTLRTGDSVVAGLAVGKVRAMLDDTGSALEQAGPAAPVVIMGFDSVPEAGDLVEVIEGERGAKQVASSRQERHRADRMQTASRLSLEDLYQRIQAGEVKELNVIFKADVQGSVEAISESLRSIEHPEVRVRLLHAGVGDISDSDVMLAQASRAVIIGFHVNIESAAREVAQEQGVDVRIYQVIYDLLDDVKAAMTGMLAPEYETVLLGRAEVRALFRISRLGTIAGCYIAEGTLQRGADVRVLRGGEMIREGKLDSLRHLKDDVRELSAGFECGIGIAGFNDFEPGDVIEGFTVREVRREVV
- a CDS encoding DUF503 domain-containing protein, translated to MWFIGAGTVELEVTDGRTLKDKRQVIKGLLDRLRARFNLAAAEVDHLDSSHRSTLALCAVANDQAFVHAVLEKAIDLVESEPRALVVSYRIEML
- the rbfA gene encoding 30S ribosome-binding factor RbfA, whose product is MTVQRQERAARLLREEISRIIGRGLKDPRIGMVSITDVEVTPDLRRARVFVSVFGSDDEARATLEVLERATGFVRREIGRHLRLRYVPDLEFRHDVSLAHGARIYQLLDQVKRESPPSPDDSDHSDRDSAS
- a CDS encoding bifunctional oligoribonuclease/PAP phosphatase NrnA — encoded protein: MIQTIATAIRRHDRCLVLTHVNPDGDALGSMLGLALGLERAGLRAFPLCADPVPATYRFLPGAARVAAEPPPRPPTLAIAVDADGLDRIGGLGPKLGPTCTIIDIDHHATEKAFGHLRWVDPTAAATGEMIYRLLVGLGVPLDDDIATCLYTAIITDTGRFCYANTSPRALRIAARLVRAGANPVRVYREVYESKSFSASKLLGIALGRMRQADDARVVFSTLTPDDFRRAGSPPDETEGIIDYLRAVRAAQVAALFIGLPDGAVRVSLRSQGATDVGEVALHLGGGGHVNAAGCTVPGPLAAAQRRVLQAVREVLAGEAGAPGGRDGR
- a CDS encoding SGNH/GDSL hydrolase family protein; this encodes MAKRVSSDGGRARSGDDGAVQWLAATDARLAVRGLWWYEQNGRSFCRLPVQAQGQVRDAVWALAQCPAGANLCFRSDTTRMHVRAKLQERVPFAHMPTSGHSGLALYAGAPYNMRPAGVAFPEVDALEFEREIFSGRSASMRDYALYLPLYNGLEMLELGVSRGACLAPPSPLAHDQPVVFYGTSITQGGCAHNPGADFVSILGRMLNLETINLGFSGNGRGEPEMARLVAQINARLYVLDYVANADAARLRHTLPRFVRILRAAHPQTPIALLSRVVFTEDCLAAEGMRRHEELRDIVMRGYLRARRAGDRNLHFIDGNALIPFGADLAYSDGAHPSNVGFQMMAQGLAPQLRRILLLEG